One Vanessa cardui chromosome 17, ilVanCard2.1, whole genome shotgun sequence DNA window includes the following coding sequences:
- the LOC124536903 gene encoding glutathione S-transferase 2-like, translated as MAKYEVYYFHLKALGEGIRLLLAYGGQEFEDHRVTTEEWKTLKPTMPFRQMPILKIDGKVYAQSNAIARYLGRKYGLVGKDSEEDFEIDQNADFFTDVHMQAARVYHEEDEERKAKLQEDLEKNHYPIILKKLDDIITKNNGHMALGRLTWVDFVFAGLYDCLKCHLAIPDLDAKYPSFKKLHDMIVSIPKVKAYCDKAPKAEW; from the exons ATGGCAAAATACGAGGTCTACTACTTCCACCTGAAGGCTCTTGGTGAAGGCATCAGATTGTTGCTAGCTTACGGTGGTCAGGAGTTTGAAGACCACAGAGTAACTACAGAAGAATGGAAAACTTTAAAGCCCA CGATGCCATTTCGTCAAATGCCGATATTGAAGATAGATGGTAAGGTGTATGCGCAGAGCAACGCCATCGCACGCTACCTCGGCCGCAAGTATGGTCTCGTTGGCAAGGACAGCGAAGAAGACTTCGAGATCGACCAAAATGCCGACTTTTTCACCGACGTTCATAtgc AGGCAGCACGAGTGTACCATGAAGAAGATGAAGAACGTAAGGCAAAACTACAGGAAGACTTAGAGAAGAACCATTACCCGATAATTTTGAAAAAGCTGGACGACATTATTACCAAAAACAATGGTCATATGGCGCTTGGAAGG TTGACTTGGGTGGACTTTGTGTTTGCGGGCTTATATGACTGTTTGAAGTGCCATCTCGCAATACCCGACTTGGACGCCAAGTACCCGAGTTTTAAGAAGCTCCACGACATGATTGTTTCCATTCCTAAAGTGAAGGCATATTGTGACAAGGCTCCCAAAGCTGAATGGTGA
- the LOC124536767 gene encoding glutathione S-transferase 2-like — protein sequence MPTHKVYYFQLKALGEGIRLLLAYADQEFEDCRVGKEEWPELKSSMPFGQMPVLEIDGKQYAQSTAIARYLGRKYGLAGKDIEEDFEIDQIIEFYNDIRIKASAIFHETDENVKARMQENNEKNVYPFLLQKLDDIITKNDGHMALGKLTWADFVFAGMYDCFKFILQISDLDEKYPSFKKLQEKVLAIPKVKAFCDNAPKSDF from the exons ATGCCGACGCACAAGGTATACTACTTCCAGCTGAAGGCTCTGGGTGAGGGCATTCGTCTATTACTTGCCTATGCTGATCAGGAGTTCGAAGATTGCAGGGTGGGAAAAGAAGAATGGCCCGAATTGAAATCAT CGATGCCGTTTGGACAAATGCCGGTACTTGAAATTGATGGCAAACAGTATGCGCAGAGCACCGCCATCGCGCGCTACCTCGGCCGCAAGTATGGTCTCGCTGGCAAGGACATCGAAGAGGACTTCGAGATCGACCAAATTATTGAATTCTACAACGATATTCGCATCA AGGCATCAGCGATTTTCCACGAGACAGATGAAAATGTAAAGGCTAGAATGCAGGAAAACAACGAAAAGAATGTTTATCCGTTTTTGCTGCAAAAGCTGGACGACATTATCACTAAAAACGACGGACATATGGCTCTTGGAAAG ctcACCTGGGCAGATTTCGTTTTCGCTGGCATGTACGACTGCTTCAAGTTTATACTTCAAATATCCGACTTAGACGAGAAGTATCCGAGTTTCAAGAAATTACAAGAGAAGGTTCTGGCCATTCCCAAAGTAAAGGCGTTCTGTGATAACGCCCCTAAGTCGGATTTCTGA
- the LOC124536765 gene encoding glutathione S-transferase 2-like: protein MPTVKLYYFPTKGPAEGSRMLLAYGGQEFEDIRVGREDWPKLKPSMPFGQMPVLEIDGQKYAQSTAIARYLGRKYGLAGKDIEEDLQIDQIVDFFNDIRSKAVSVFYETDENVKAKKQEENEKNHYPIMLKKLEENITKNNGHMALGKLTWADFVFAGMYDAFKFLLKVPDIDEKYPSFKKVQEKVLAIPKVKAFCDKAPKSDY from the exons ATGCCAACGGTGAAGCTGTACTACTTCCCGACGAAGGGGCCCGCTGAAGGCAGCCGTATGCTGCTTGCCTACGGCGGCCAGGAGTTCGAAGACATTAGGGTGGGAAGGGAAGATTGGCCGAAACTAAAACCAT CAATGCCGTTTGGCCAAATGCCGGTACTTGAGATCGATGGTCAAAAATATGCACAGAGTACTGCTATCGCGCGCTATCTCGGCCGGAAATATGGTCTTGCTGGCAAGGACATCGAGGAGGACCTCCAGATCGATCAAATTGTTGACTTCTTTAACGACATTCGTTCaa aagctGTATCAGTTTTCTACGAGACAGATGAAAATGTGAAGGCTAAGAAGCAAGAGGAAAATGAAAAGAAtcattatccaattatgttgaAAAAGTTGGaagaaaatattactaaaaacaaTGGGCACATGGCTCTTGGAAAg ctcACTTGGGCAGATTTTGTTTTCGCTGGCATGTATGATGCTTTTAAGTTTTTACTTAAAGTACCTGACATAGACGAGAAGTACCCAAGCTTTAAGAAAGTACAGGAGAAGGTGCTGGCCATCCCCAAAGTGAAGGCTTTTTGTGACAAAGCTCCCAAGTCTGATTATTAA